The proteins below are encoded in one region of Ferruginibacter lapsinanis:
- a CDS encoding DUF4292 domain-containing protein, translated as MKNKILVFLIIVAGIFFASCRSTKKIQTAMSKKDTTAIVVTNQSAADSVLLIKKTIDTLKSKYIDFKTFAAKVKVEYEDSKGKQPNVTAYVHIIKDSVVWVSMYATIFNIEAFRILINKDSVFLVDKINKEVQLRSLDYLQEITQLPFDFETLQDLLVGNPVFMHDSVVSYRKTEDRILLASAGKFFKHLLTLDNNGTLLHSKLDDIDITKNRTADITYDDYENKTGVNFSTFREITVSEKNRLDIRLNYKQYEFNKDLSVSFNIPKSYKRK; from the coding sequence ATGAAAAATAAAATTTTAGTATTCTTAATAATTGTTGCAGGAATATTTTTTGCCAGCTGCAGATCTACAAAAAAAATACAGACTGCTATGAGCAAAAAGGATACTACTGCTATTGTGGTAACAAATCAATCTGCTGCAGATTCAGTTCTATTAATAAAGAAAACAATTGACACACTTAAAAGCAAGTATATCGACTTTAAGACGTTTGCTGCAAAAGTAAAAGTAGAATATGAAGATAGTAAAGGAAAGCAACCTAACGTTACGGCTTATGTTCATATTATAAAAGACAGCGTGGTTTGGGTATCGATGTATGCTACTATTTTTAATATTGAAGCTTTCAGGATACTTATAAATAAAGACAGTGTTTTTTTAGTTGATAAAATAAATAAGGAAGTACAACTAAGATCCCTGGATTATCTGCAGGAAATAACACAATTGCCTTTTGATTTTGAAACATTGCAGGATCTGTTAGTAGGCAATCCCGTATTCATGCATGATAGTGTCGTTTCTTACAGAAAAACAGAAGACAGGATCTTGCTGGCATCAGCAGGGAAATTTTTCAAGCATTTACTAACGCTGGATAATAACGGTACTTTGTTGCACAGCAAACTGGATGACATCGACATCACTAAAAATCGTACAGCTGATATTACGTATGATGATTATGAAAATAAGACAGGGGTAAACTTTTCTACCTTTAGAGAGATCACTGTTTCTGAAAAGAACAGACTTGATATCCGGTTGAACTATAAGCAATATGAGTTTAACAAAGATTTGTCAGTTTCATTTAATATCCCCAAAAGTTATAAGCGAAAATAA
- the dut gene encoding dUTP diphosphatase — protein MPTIPVNIVNKSTNPLPAYATAGAAGMDIRANLEQPVTLQSLERYLVPTGLFIELPEGYEAQIRPRSGLAVKQGITCLNTPGTIDSDYRGEIKVILINLGKEEQVINHGDRIAQMVFSKTEDAALIPVEQLGESIRGAGGFGHTGKS, from the coding sequence ATGCCAACTATTCCCGTAAATATTGTCAATAAATCAACGAATCCTTTGCCTGCTTATGCTACCGCCGGAGCAGCGGGTATGGATATAAGAGCAAACCTGGAGCAGCCTGTTACGCTACAATCGCTGGAACGTTACCTGGTTCCTACCGGATTATTTATTGAGTTACCCGAAGGGTACGAAGCACAAATAAGACCGAGGAGCGGCTTAGCTGTTAAACAGGGAATTACCTGTTTGAATACTCCCGGAACAATTGATAGTGATTACAGAGGTGAGATTAAAGTGATCCTGATAAATCTTGGTAAGGAAGAACAGGTGATCAATCACGGAGATCGTATTGCCCAAATGGTATTTAGTAAAACAGAAGATGCAGCATTGATCCCTGTAGAACAATTAGGAGAGAGCATAAGAGGTGCCGGAGGTTTTGGACATACAGGCAAAAGTTAA
- the ispF gene encoding 2-C-methyl-D-erythritol 2,4-cyclodiphosphate synthase, giving the protein MNIRIGFGIDFHQLVTDREFWLGGVLIPHTKGALGHSDADVLLHAICDAMLGAACLGDIGVHFPDTDAALKNIDSKILLQKSFELISKEGYKIINIDSSLCLQAPKIKNYIPAMQQTIADILSLKVTDVSIKATTTEKMGFVGREEGLVAYASILLQKI; this is encoded by the coding sequence ATGAATATAAGAATAGGCTTTGGAATAGATTTTCATCAATTGGTAACAGACAGGGAGTTTTGGTTAGGAGGTGTATTGATACCTCATACTAAAGGGGCCTTGGGTCATAGTGATGCTGATGTTTTGTTGCATGCTATATGCGATGCTATGTTGGGAGCCGCATGTTTAGGTGATATTGGTGTTCATTTTCCGGATACAGATGCAGCATTGAAAAATATCGACAGTAAAATATTATTACAAAAAAGTTTTGAGTTGATCTCCAAAGAAGGATATAAGATCATAAATATTGATAGCTCACTTTGCCTGCAGGCACCTAAAATAAAAAACTATATTCCTGCAATGCAACAAACAATAGCAGATATCCTTTCATTAAAAGTAACTGATGTTTCTATTAAAGCCACCACCACCGAAAAAATGGGGTTTGTTGGCAGAGAAGAAGGGCTGGTAGCCTATGCTTCCATATTGTTACAAAAAATATAG
- the porV gene encoding type IX secretion system outer membrane channel protein PorV codes for MKRAKLKLTGLLLLVSIAGIVNAQEADQINVVTSAVPFLRISPDARSGGMGDVGVATTPDASSGFWNLAKTPFNTSQAGICLTYTPWLKDLGLNDVNLITAGGYYKLDEMQAVTASIRYFNLGNIQFTDFLGNELGSFRPREFSIDAGYSRKLSSKLGIGIALRYINSRLASGDPNNSGTSYKPGSSVAGDLSLFHTGVKDNGEGLNYGIALTNLGSKIAYTNDASQKDYIPANLGLGVAYTKVMDEANKLTFALDVHKLLVPTPPVATGVEETDQANLEKYRTQGVVSSWFKSFGDAPGGFKEELREFQISAGAEYWYNNQFALRGGYFYEHPTKGNRKYFSLGAGLKYNNFGLNFSYLLPSGNGTNRNPLSNTLRFSLVFDFDGTAGSTTTPTTTK; via the coding sequence ATGAAAAGAGCAAAATTGAAACTAACAGGTTTATTGTTGTTGGTTAGTATAGCAGGTATTGTAAATGCACAGGAAGCTGATCAGATTAATGTTGTTACCTCCGCAGTTCCATTTTTAAGAATTTCTCCCGATGCCCGTAGTGGCGGTATGGGTGATGTTGGTGTTGCTACCACACCTGATGCCAGTTCCGGTTTTTGGAATTTGGCTAAAACCCCCTTTAATACAAGTCAGGCAGGGATTTGCTTAACTTATACACCATGGTTGAAAGACCTGGGATTAAATGATGTAAACCTGATAACAGCAGGAGGGTACTATAAGCTCGACGAAATGCAGGCTGTAACTGCTTCCATTCGCTACTTTAATTTAGGTAATATACAGTTTACTGATTTTTTGGGTAATGAATTAGGCTCATTCCGTCCGAGAGAATTTTCTATCGATGCAGGTTATTCAAGAAAATTGTCTTCTAAACTCGGTATCGGGATAGCGTTAAGATATATCAATTCAAGATTGGCAAGTGGTGATCCTAATAATAGCGGTACTTCTTACAAACCAGGTAGCTCTGTTGCCGGCGACCTTAGTTTATTCCATACCGGAGTAAAAGATAATGGAGAAGGATTGAATTATGGAATTGCTTTAACCAATTTAGGTTCTAAGATTGCGTATACAAATGACGCATCGCAAAAAGATTACATCCCTGCCAATTTAGGATTGGGAGTAGCGTATACTAAAGTAATGGATGAAGCAAATAAATTGACTTTTGCTCTGGATGTACATAAATTGTTAGTGCCAACACCTCCGGTTGCTACAGGTGTTGAAGAAACAGATCAAGCTAACTTGGAAAAATACAGAACACAAGGTGTGGTAAGTAGCTGGTTCAAATCGTTTGGCGATGCTCCGGGTGGATTTAAAGAAGAATTAAGAGAGTTTCAAATTTCTGCAGGAGCCGAATATTGGTATAATAATCAATTTGCTTTACGTGGCGGATATTTTTACGAGCACCCAACCAAAGGGAACCGTAAATACTTTTCACTTGGCGCAGGATTAAAATATAACAACTTCGGATTAAATTTCTCTTATCTATTACCTTCTGGTAACGGTACTAATCGTAATCCTTTATCTAATACATTGAGATTTAGCTTAGTTTTTGATTTTGATGGAACAGCAGGATCAACTACTACGCCAACGACAACAAAATAA
- a CDS encoding SUMF1/EgtB/PvdO family nonheme iron enzyme, which yields MQKLFSVKTLLIVGVAAIGLSSCKGLFGKKKEKSSVTGWSYDDKNRGNYHVSKIKYPKAGPGLVFVQGGTFVMGAKDEDVMGDWNNVPRRITIPSFFIDETEVANVHYREYIYWLENTFDNDSTIMKKALPDTLCWREELAYNEPYVEYYFRYPSYNYYPVVGVNWRQAHDFAVWRTDRVNELKLVEKGFLKKEAIKKEMNKGGTGGEGGSTFNTETYLLSPDLIQNKGKGRAVGRDVNNKPRTTVKMEDGILNMGYRLPTEAEWEYAAYGMIAQNPNPRKKESKSGEELLSNQQIYSWSKNPNGLRDNRRGSWQGKFLANFKRGSGDNMGVAGGLNDRSAIPGNIKAFYPNAFGLYNMSGNVSEWVQDVYRPLTPSDAEDFNYFRGNKFQNYYKENGAYKRDSLGLLKKVDVSDEESKNRRNYQHNNALGFMDGDSLSGSFYQYGVTTLISDSSRVFKGGSWNDRAYWLSPGARRFLEEYQSSSTIGFRCAQTYLGPPEGAGFKEGNIFGKRRQTSKRKTKY from the coding sequence ATGCAAAAATTATTTTCCGTTAAAACTCTGTTGATTGTGGGTGTAGCTGCAATCGGGTTAAGTTCTTGTAAAGGCCTGTTTGGTAAGAAGAAAGAGAAATCTTCTGTTACCGGATGGAGCTATGATGACAAAAACAGAGGTAATTACCACGTATCAAAAATTAAATACCCTAAAGCCGGTCCAGGCTTAGTGTTTGTACAGGGTGGTACGTTTGTTATGGGGGCAAAAGATGAAGATGTTATGGGTGATTGGAATAATGTTCCCCGCCGTATCACTATTCCTTCATTTTTTATTGATGAAACTGAGGTAGCTAACGTTCATTACCGTGAGTATATTTATTGGTTAGAGAATACATTTGATAATGACTCTACCATAATGAAAAAAGCTTTACCTGATACGCTTTGCTGGCGTGAAGAATTGGCTTACAATGAGCCATACGTTGAGTACTATTTCAGGTATCCTTCTTACAATTATTATCCTGTAGTTGGTGTTAACTGGCGTCAGGCTCATGACTTTGCTGTTTGGAGAACAGACAGAGTAAATGAATTAAAATTGGTAGAAAAAGGTTTCCTTAAAAAAGAAGCTATCAAAAAAGAAATGAATAAAGGTGGTACAGGTGGTGAAGGTGGTTCTACTTTCAATACTGAAACATATTTATTAAGCCCGGATCTTATCCAAAACAAAGGAAAAGGCAGAGCAGTTGGTAGAGATGTAAATAATAAGCCTCGTACTACTGTTAAAATGGAAGATGGTATCTTAAATATGGGATATCGTTTACCAACTGAGGCTGAGTGGGAATATGCTGCTTACGGTATGATTGCTCAAAACCCTAATCCTCGTAAAAAAGAAAGTAAAAGTGGTGAAGAGTTATTATCTAATCAACAAATTTATTCATGGAGTAAAAATCCAAATGGTTTAAGAGATAACCGCAGAGGAAGCTGGCAAGGTAAATTCTTAGCTAACTTCAAACGTGGTAGTGGAGATAATATGGGTGTTGCCGGTGGTTTGAATGACCGTTCTGCAATTCCGGGTAATATCAAAGCATTCTATCCAAATGCCTTTGGTTTGTACAACATGAGTGGTAACGTTAGTGAGTGGGTACAAGATGTGTATCGTCCATTAACGCCTTCAGATGCAGAAGATTTCAACTACTTCCGTGGTAATAAATTCCAAAATTATTACAAAGAAAATGGTGCTTACAAAAGAGACAGTTTAGGTCTTTTGAAAAAAGTTGACGTTAGTGATGAAGAATCTAAAAACAGAAGAAACTATCAACATAACAATGCTTTAGGATTTATGGATGGTGATTCATTAAGCGGATCTTTCTATCAATATGGTGTTACCACATTGATCAGCGATAGTTCAAGAGTATTTAAAGGTGGTAGCTGGAATGACAGAGCGTATTGGTTATCACCAGGTGCTCGTAGATTCTTAGAAGAATATCAATCTTCAAGCACTATTGGTTTCCGTTGTGCACAAACTTACTTAGGTCCGCCGGAAGGTGCAGGATTTAAAGAAGGTAATATCTTCGGTAAACGTAGACAAACAAGTAAAAGAAAAACAAAATACTAA
- a CDS encoding UDP-N-acetylmuramoyl-tripeptide--D-alanyl-D-alanine ligase has protein sequence MQIEALYKIFIEYPSIQTDTRKLQQGDLFFALKGDNFNGNLFAKQALASGAAYAIIDEPVDDTDPRLIKTDNVLATLQALAKHHRVQFKIPFIAITGSNGKTTTKELVHEVLSTTYKTYTTKGNLNNHIGIPLTILSVKKDAEIAVIEMGANHQKEIEAYCTYTLPTHGIITNCGKAHLEGFGGIEGVKKGKGELFDYLRKTNGTAFIMNDYDYLIEMSKGIKEIKTYGTKDADLVGTVNESNKFLEVSIKKGSDIKNIQTNLVGEYNLPNVLLAILLGEYFKVPDTKIKSALENYIPSNSRSQLIEKDSNKIILDAYNANPTSMKAAIENFAKMQGSDKVLILGGMMELGEESIAEHKSIAALIDTYKWKSVVLVGGDFNKIDHHYINLANSTEAKTWLQQQHFANTAMLIKGSRSMQMEKVLEP, from the coding sequence ATGCAAATAGAAGCACTTTACAAAATATTTATTGAGTACCCTTCAATACAAACTGATACGAGAAAATTACAACAGGGAGATCTGTTTTTTGCTTTAAAGGGAGATAACTTTAACGGTAACCTTTTTGCTAAGCAGGCACTTGCTTCAGGTGCAGCCTATGCCATCATCGATGAACCTGTTGATGATACCGATCCAAGATTGATCAAAACAGACAATGTATTGGCAACACTTCAGGCGCTGGCAAAACATCACAGAGTGCAATTCAAAATCCCGTTTATTGCTATTACCGGAAGCAATGGAAAAACGACTACAAAAGAATTGGTACATGAGGTCCTGTCTACTACTTATAAAACATATACCACCAAAGGAAATTTAAATAATCATATTGGTATCCCTCTTACAATATTATCGGTAAAAAAAGATGCAGAGATCGCAGTAATAGAAATGGGAGCTAATCATCAAAAAGAAATTGAAGCGTATTGTACATATACATTGCCTACACATGGCATCATAACTAATTGCGGCAAAGCACACCTGGAAGGATTTGGAGGAATTGAAGGAGTTAAAAAAGGAAAGGGCGAGCTATTTGATTATTTAAGAAAAACGAATGGCACAGCTTTTATCATGAATGATTATGACTATCTCATTGAAATGAGTAAAGGGATAAAGGAGATAAAAACATATGGTACCAAGGATGCAGATCTGGTAGGTACGGTAAATGAAAGCAATAAATTTTTGGAGGTTTCTATTAAGAAAGGAAGTGATATAAAAAATATACAAACAAACTTAGTGGGTGAGTACAACTTACCAAATGTGTTATTAGCCATTTTACTCGGAGAGTATTTTAAAGTGCCTGATACTAAGATAAAATCGGCATTGGAAAATTATATCCCTTCTAACAGCCGATCTCAATTAATTGAAAAAGATAGCAACAAAATTATATTGGATGCCTATAATGCTAATCCCACAAGCATGAAAGCTGCCATTGAAAATTTTGCCAAAATGCAGGGAAGTGATAAAGTGTTGATATTAGGAGGCATGATGGAATTAGGTGAAGAAAGTATTGCCGAACATAAATCTATTGCAGCACTAATAGATACCTACAAATGGAAAAGTGTGGTACTTGTTGGCGGAGACTTCAATAAGATAGATCATCATTATATAAATCTTGCTAACTCTACCGAAGCCAAGACCTGGTTACAACAACAGCATTTTGCCAATACAGCTATGCTTATAAAAGGATCAAGGAGTATGCAAATGGAAAAAGTGTTAGAGCCATAA
- a CDS encoding M20 family metallo-hydrolase has translation MKINPTRLQQHFEAMSKIGKIGETGTNRPAHSPTEKEGFKIAASWMEEAGMKTRIDNFGNLIGRLEGKNPELPVLMMGSHLDSQPYGGRFDGVAGVLCAIEVVKTLSENNIIPERSIEVVSFADEEGWRFNKGLYGSKGITGRLDPEDIERKDKDGISRRQALIDFGCDVSRSKEDEYKPGSIFCFLELHIEQGPVLDVANKPIGIVSGISGPLWQTLKLKGMAGHAGSVPMHMRKDALVGAAEVIIALNEIATQIPGAPTVGTVGTLNVFPASRNIIPEEVTLTLDLRDIDLDRRHRYEKQLMDKIEAITQKHKLTYTISEDTNSEPRYCADWIKAIIKDECTKLNLDAPELMSGPFHDALTLSYVCDYGMIFVRCKDGISHNPLEYSSYEDLALGTEVLYGTVLGILKK, from the coding sequence ATGAAAATTAACCCCACCCGCCTCCAGCAGCATTTTGAGGCAATGAGTAAAATAGGTAAGATCGGTGAAACCGGCACTAATCGTCCGGCTCATTCTCCAACAGAAAAAGAAGGATTTAAAATCGCCGCTTCATGGATGGAAGAAGCCGGCATGAAAACACGTATCGATAATTTCGGAAACCTTATAGGAAGATTAGAAGGAAAGAATCCGGAACTACCTGTTTTAATGATGGGGTCACATCTTGATTCACAACCTTATGGCGGAAGATTCGATGGAGTGGCAGGTGTATTATGTGCCATCGAAGTTGTAAAAACTTTATCTGAAAATAATATCATTCCTGAAAGAAGCATTGAAGTCGTTTCTTTTGCAGATGAAGAAGGTTGGCGTTTTAATAAAGGGTTATATGGTTCTAAAGGAATCACCGGAAGATTGGATCCAGAGGATATAGAAAGGAAAGATAAAGATGGCATTAGCAGAAGACAAGCATTGATAGATTTTGGTTGTGATGTTTCCAGATCAAAGGAAGATGAATATAAACCCGGTAGTATTTTTTGTTTTTTAGAATTGCATATTGAACAAGGACCTGTATTAGATGTAGCTAATAAACCAATCGGCATTGTATCAGGTATCTCTGGCCCTTTGTGGCAAACATTGAAATTAAAAGGAATGGCGGGCCACGCTGGCTCAGTTCCTATGCACATGCGTAAAGATGCTTTGGTAGGCGCAGCAGAAGTTATTATTGCCTTGAATGAAATTGCCACGCAGATCCCAGGAGCGCCAACTGTTGGTACTGTTGGTACATTGAATGTTTTTCCTGCCTCTAGAAATATTATTCCTGAAGAAGTTACATTGACCCTAGACCTGAGAGATATTGATCTGGATAGAAGACATCGCTATGAAAAGCAATTAATGGATAAAATTGAGGCCATTACTCAAAAACATAAATTAACTTACACTATATCCGAAGATACCAATAGCGAACCACGTTATTGTGCCGATTGGATAAAAGCGATCATAAAAGATGAATGTACCAAGCTTAATCTGGATGCTCCTGAACTAATGAGCGGACCGTTTCATGATGCATTGACACTTTCTTATGTATGTGATTATGGAATGATATTTGTTCGTTGCAAAGATGGAATAAGCCATAATCCGCTGGAGTATTCATCATACGAAGATCTGGCATTAGGTACAGAAGTCTTATATGGCACTGTATTAGGGATACTAAAAAAATAA
- the preA gene encoding NAD-dependent dihydropyrimidine dehydrogenase subunit PreA: protein MADISSNFLGIKSPNPFWLASAPPTDKKINVVRAFEAGWGGVVWKTLGSQVKNVSSRYSAVNFNGGRVMGFNNIELISDRPLEINLREITEVVKMFPDRAMIVSLMADNNREAWHELIKKCEDAGAMGFELNFGCPHGMTERGMGAAVGQDPEIAGMVVEWVMEKATIPVITKLTPNVHSPVPTGIKCVQAGSNALSLINTIQSVTGINLDTLVPNPYVAGKSVFGGYCGPAVKPIALKMLTTISQDPVTSKVPISGIGGVSTWKDAVEFMLLGASNVQVCTAAMKHGFRIVEDMCEGLNNWMDEKGYKKLDDFIGKSVEKITHWEDLDINYHHIANINQDKCIHCGLCYIACEDTSHQSINLEFGKPYNKYTIKEEECVGCNLCQLMCPVDDCITMVEHRVAPDYVNWKMWQAEGRPLNDH, encoded by the coding sequence ATGGCAGATATATCATCAAATTTCCTCGGTATCAAATCTCCTAATCCATTTTGGTTAGCGAGTGCACCACCAACAGATAAAAAAATAAATGTAGTTCGTGCTTTTGAAGCAGGCTGGGGTGGCGTAGTTTGGAAAACATTGGGTAGCCAAGTAAAGAATGTTTCTTCACGTTACTCTGCAGTTAATTTTAACGGCGGAAGAGTAATGGGTTTCAATAATATTGAGTTGATCAGTGATCGACCTTTGGAAATAAATCTTAGAGAAATTACTGAGGTTGTAAAAATGTTTCCCGACAGAGCAATGATCGTTTCTCTCATGGCGGATAACAACCGTGAAGCATGGCATGAATTAATTAAGAAATGCGAAGATGCCGGCGCCATGGGTTTTGAATTGAACTTCGGATGCCCTCATGGTATGACAGAACGTGGTATGGGTGCGGCTGTAGGACAAGATCCTGAAATTGCCGGCATGGTAGTAGAATGGGTGATGGAAAAAGCAACCATTCCGGTTATTACCAAACTTACACCAAACGTGCACTCTCCAGTACCTACAGGAATTAAATGTGTGCAGGCAGGTAGTAATGCATTGTCTTTGATCAATACTATACAATCTGTTACCGGAATTAACCTGGATACACTTGTGCCAAACCCTTATGTAGCGGGCAAGTCAGTTTTTGGCGGTTATTGCGGTCCTGCAGTAAAACCAATTGCATTGAAAATGTTGACTACTATCAGTCAAGATCCGGTTACATCTAAAGTGCCTATTTCGGGTATAGGTGGCGTTAGTACATGGAAAGATGCGGTGGAATTTATGCTATTAGGTGCATCTAACGTACAGGTATGTACAGCTGCAATGAAACATGGTTTTAGAATTGTAGAAGATATGTGCGAAGGGTTGAATAACTGGATGGATGAAAAAGGCTACAAAAAATTGGATGACTTCATCGGAAAATCAGTTGAAAAAATTACGCATTGGGAAGATCTTGATATCAACTATCACCACATTGCCAATATCAACCAGGATAAATGTATTCATTGCGGTTTGTGTTACATCGCTTGCGAAGACACATCTCATCAATCTATCAATTTAGAATTTGGCAAGCCTTATAATAAATACACTATCAAAGAAGAAGAATGTGTTGGTTGTAATCTTTGCCAGTTAATGTGCCCAGTTGATGATTGTATCACCATGGTAGAACATAGAGTAGCACCGGATTACGTGAACTGGAAAATGTGGCAGGCAGAAGGTCGTCCTTTAAATGATCATTAA
- a CDS encoding NAD(P)-dependent oxidoreductase, with product MSIKNNRLTPEQYAENFSDIHPPFDSYTAALVDANRCLFCYDAPCTKSCPTGINVPKFIKQITTENIKGSAHTILSSNIMGASCSKVCPVEKLCEGACVYNFVEHEAVIPIAKLQRYSTEIAMKNNWQLFDRKPSNGKKVAVIGAGPAGLSCAHVLSREGIDVTVYEKEAKGGGLMTYGIAAYKVTPGFCEEEVDYILGIGGIEIKYKQELGKDIQLADLQKQYDAVYLAIGVGLARQLEIPGEHLEGVEDAISFIYNLRSNDYSKIPVGDKVAVIGMGMTAIDAATQAKRLGAKEVTMLYRRTEAEKPCTDVELDIAKLDGCQVIWLAAPKEIKGDGKVNEIVCSVMKLGEPDASGRRSPVDTGETFSLAVDMVIKAAGQMPFEELIKSSGIDNKGGKVTVSDKAVSSVAGVFAGGDCVNGGKEVVDAVQAGKDGAAAIIKHLGL from the coding sequence ATGTCAATTAAAAACAACCGTTTAACACCCGAGCAGTATGCAGAGAATTTCAGCGACATTCATCCGCCGTTTGATTCATACACTGCTGCATTAGTAGATGCTAACCGTTGCTTATTTTGCTACGATGCACCATGTACAAAAAGTTGTCCGACAGGAATCAATGTTCCTAAATTTATCAAGCAGATAACAACTGAAAATATTAAGGGTTCAGCGCATACAATTTTGTCGAGCAATATTATGGGAGCAAGCTGCAGTAAAGTCTGCCCCGTAGAAAAATTATGCGAAGGTGCTTGTGTGTATAATTTTGTAGAACACGAAGCTGTTATACCGATTGCTAAACTGCAACGTTACAGTACAGAAATTGCTATGAAAAATAACTGGCAGTTATTTGATCGCAAACCAAGCAATGGTAAAAAAGTTGCGGTGATAGGAGCTGGTCCTGCAGGCTTGAGCTGTGCTCATGTATTATCACGTGAAGGCATAGACGTAACTGTTTATGAAAAAGAAGCAAAAGGCGGCGGGTTGATGACCTACGGTATTGCTGCTTATAAAGTAACACCGGGATTTTGTGAAGAAGAAGTAGACTACATCTTAGGCATCGGTGGAATTGAAATAAAATATAAACAAGAATTAGGAAAAGATATTCAATTAGCTGATCTGCAAAAACAATACGATGCAGTGTATTTGGCGATTGGTGTGGGGTTGGCTCGTCAATTAGAAATCCCCGGAGAGCATTTAGAAGGCGTTGAAGATGCTATTTCATTCATCTACAATCTGCGTAGCAATGATTACAGCAAAATTCCTGTGGGAGATAAAGTAGCAGTAATTGGTATGGGTATGACGGCAATTGATGCTGCAACACAAGCAAAACGTTTAGGTGCGAAAGAAGTAACCATGTTATATCGTCGTACCGAAGCTGAAAAACCTTGTACTGATGTTGAATTGGATATTGCGAAATTAGATGGCTGCCAGGTGATCTGGTTAGCAGCTCCTAAAGAAATCAAAGGCGACGGAAAAGTAAATGAAATTGTTTGCAGTGTAATGAAATTAGGAGAACCTGATGCAAGCGGCAGAAGAAGCCCTGTTGATACCGGAGAAACTTTTTCTTTAGCTGTTGATATGGTGATTAAAGCTGCAGGTCAAATGCCTTTTGAAGAATTGATAAAATCTAGTGGCATTGATAATAAAGGAGGTAAAGTAACTGTAAGTGATAAAGCTGTGTCAAGCGTTGCCGGTGTATTTGCAGGTGGTGATTGTGTCAACGGTGGTAAAGAAGTGGTGGATGCGGTTCAAGCGGGTAAAGATGGTGCAGCAGCGATCATTAAACATCTTGGGTTATAG